In Dryobates pubescens isolate bDryPub1 chromosome 32, bDryPub1.pri, whole genome shotgun sequence, the following are encoded in one genomic region:
- the PAQR9 gene encoding membrane progestin receptor epsilon — protein MSDAAGGGGGGGEAQSHRGFSAGGCGSSGSTSAGQLRQGATTGGRLRADKGPGAGSMPAGERDKEEALPPPRSAALLRWDEVPEDFVECFILSGYRRLHCSAQECLASVLQPTNETLNFWTHFIPLLLFLNRFGRLLLRGAGDVPFHHPALLPLWCYASGVLLTFAMSCTAHLFSCLSPRLRATFFYLDYASISYYGFASTVAYSYYLLPGLSLLDAHAMSHYVQQQLGWQLDCSLPIAAFRALVLPVALVLAVGCTAACCRSRTACCAYPFAVRTFVFAMPLSMACPIMLESLFFDLRTRNPTLFIYFYRRYFWLLVAAFFNVSKIPERIQPGLFDIVGHSHQLFHIFTFLSIYDQMHYVEDGLAEFLKAPQVAPTYLGTVGYMLLLTICLAMVVRRFLNVADLCKQD, from the coding sequence aTGAGTGATGCTGCCGGGGGCGGTGGCGGAGGAGGAGAAGCGCAGAGCCACCGCGGCTTCTCCGCCGGTGGCTGCGGGAGCAGCGGCAGTACCTCGGCCGGGCAGCTGCGGCAGGGCGCGACGACGGGCGGCAGGCTGCGGGCGGACAAGGGGCCCGGAGCCGGCAGCATGCCGGCCGGGGAAAGGGACAAGGAAGAGGCGTTGCCACCTCCTCGCTCTGCCGCCCTGCTGCGGTGGGACGAGGTGCCCGAGGACTTCGTGGAGTGCTTCATCCTTTCGGGCTACCGGCGGCTGCACTGCTCGGCGCAGGAGTGCTTGGCCTCGGTGCTGCAGCCTACCAACGAGACTCTTAACTTCTGGACCCACTTCATCccgctgctgctcttcctcaacCGCTTCGGGCGGCTGCTGCTGCGGGGCGCCGGGGATGTGCCCTTCCATCAcccggccctgctgcccctctggtgCTATGCCTCGGGGGTGCTGCTCACCTTTGCCATGAGCTGCACGGCCCACCTCTTCAGCTGCCTCTCCCCGCGCCTCCGCGCCACTTTCTTCTACCTGGACTATGCCTCCATCAGCTACTACGGCTTTGCCAGCACCGTGGCCTACTCCTACTACCTGCTGCCAGGCCTGAGCCTGCTGGATGCCCACGCCATGAGCCActatgtgcagcagcagctgggctggcagctggactGCAGCCTGCCCATCGCGGCCTTCCGTGCCCTGGTGCTGCCCGTGGCCCTGGTGCTGGCCGtgggctgcacagctgcctgctgccgcaGCCGTACTGCCTGCTGTGCCTACCCCTTTGCTGTGCGCACCTTTGTCTTCGCCATGCCACTGAGCATGGCCTGCCCCATCATGCTGGAGAGCCTCTTCTTTGACCTTCGCACCCGCAACCCCACTCTCTTCATCTACTTCTACCGACGCTACttctggctgctggtggctgccttCTTCAACGTCAGCAAAATCCCTGAGCGCATCCAGCCAGGGCTTTTCGACATCGTGGGGCATAGCCATCAACTTTTCCACATCTTTACCTTTCTCAGCATATATGACCAGATGCACTATGTGGAGGATGGTCTGGCTGAGTTCCTCAAGGCACCCCAGGTTGCCCCCACCTATCTGGGCACTGTGGGATATATGCTGCTCCTGACGATCTGCCTGGCCATGGTCGTCAGGAGGTTCCTCAATGTTGCAGATCTCTGCAAGCAAGACTAG